The Cryptomeria japonica unplaced genomic scaffold, Sugi_1.0 HiC_scaffold_143, whole genome shotgun sequence genome has a segment encoding these proteins:
- the LOC131027289 gene encoding GRAS family protein RAM1-like produces MSGHLNELSQAGNSPTVNNISVPGEQYCNEMLPNKDILSSEQTMNCEGPGRVSLCAKDSSDREALHREEETGLEEEKGMELVQLLLESAQTISEGKYDHAAGLVSKCEDLSCQMGNPTQRLGYYISDALKDRIEHESLGMLNNAAKPVLDFAFNIESESDKNEFCSLIAYYNRVLLYVKVIQFTSVQAIIDVVGNEKKIHVIDLGIRSGSHWTVLMEYLAHRSVSSSLPTLELLRITAVGMNAEELRKTGKRLHDLAKSYAIPLSYNMVEIASIEEIKEDLLAVKSGEELAVYAPVVLRSLLYDPVLMDNILSVIKKLRPRIIVNVEIEAQHNSPSFANRFSEVLSHYMAYFDLLDVTLPDRIVLKRVKLEEIITASHIRNIIVYEGKERSVRHVRTDEWRCLFRKAGFREKGFSFQAMYQARLLLREHASGEYYTLEADGHAIIVKWKGTPLFAISAWDGIK; encoded by the coding sequence ATGTCAGGGCACTTGAACGAACTTTCTCAAGCAGGGAATTCCCCGACTGTGAATAATATTTCCGTGCCAGGAGAACAATATTGTAATGAGATGCTACCAAATAAAGATATTCTGTCGTCCGAGCAAACCATGAATTGCGAAGGACCTGGGCGCGTAAGTTTATGCGCTAAGGATAGCTCCGATCGAGAGGCTCTGCATCGAGAGGAAGAGACGGGGCTGGAGGAAGAGAAAGGGATGGAATTGGTTCAACTTCTGCTAGAGTCTGCACAAACGATAAGCGAGGGGAAATATGATCACGCTGCTGGACTAGTGAGCAAATGCGAAGATTTGTCTTGTCAGATGGGGAATCCCACACAAAGGCTCGGCTATTATATCTCCGACGCCCTGAAGGATAGAATCGAACACGAGAGTCTCGGCATGTTAAACAATGCAGCTAAACCAGTCCTAGATTTTGCCTTCAATATAGAGAGTGAATCTGACAAAAATGAGTTTTGTAGTCTCATTGCTTACTATAATAGAGTTCTGCTCTATGTCAAAGTGATACAGTTCACATCTGTGCAGGCAATCATAGACGTCGTGGGGAATGAGAAGAAAATTCATGTAATTGATCTAGGGATACGAAGTGGGTCGCACTGGACAGTACTGATGGAGTATCTTGCACACAGATCTGTTTCCTCTTCTCTCCCTACGCTTGAGCTTCTCAGAATTACAGCAGTTGGGATGAATGCGGAAGAGCTTAGGAAAACCGGAAAAAGGCTTCATGACCTGGCTAAATCTTATGCGATTCCATTATCTTACAACATGGTGGAGATCGCAAGCATAGAGGAGATTAAGGAAGATTTATTGGCCGTTAAATCTGGTGAGGAGTTGGCAGTTTATGCTCCAGTTGTTCTGAGAAGTTTGTTATATGACCCCGTTCTTATGGACAATATCTTAAGTGTTATCAAAAAACTGAGGCCAAGGATAATAGTCAATGTTGAAATAGAAGCGCAGCATAATTCTCCTTCTTTTGCAAATAGATTCAGCGAGGTGCTTTCCCATTACATGGCGTATTTTGATCTTTTGGATGTTACCTTACCAGACAGAATTGTTCTTAAGAGGGTGAAGCTTGAAGAAATAATTACTGCAAGTCATATAAGGAATATAATAGTCTATGAGGGGAAGGAGAGGTCCGTTAGGCATGTTAGAACAGATGAGTGGAGGTGCTTGTTCAGAAAAGCTGGGTTCAGAGAAAAGGGCTTCAGCTTTCAAGCTATGTATCAGGCTAGATTGTTATTACGAGAACATGCTTCGGGAGAGTATTATACTCTAGAGGCCGATGGACATGCCATAATTGTAAAGTGGAAAGGAACACCATTATTTGCAATCTCGGCATGGGATGGTATCAAATGA
- the LOC131027288 gene encoding GRAS family protein RAM1-like: MSVSDDGIPLSILDHPFNETNGSELDKYLPNTFGLSEHEMFPSGKGLNIESQFIANKQKMNLSSNGISPPSMSDYSFMSLPCEPVGTELDQYLTMDNTFELRQHGMFPSGEELMSHNLFHIFPFDEELINNYRMSGQLSKLSHSGNSQTVNDISMPGERYRDGMLPNNFSSEQMLNWEGAERVRVCANDSSNYEVLHGEERKGLELIQLLLESGQMISEGKYDYAAGLVSKCQNLSSQLGNPTQRLGYYISGALQDRIKRQTLGMLNNAAKRVPDFAFNIDGEFDKNEFFSLLAYSNRVLSYIKVMQFTSVQAIIDVVGNAKRIHVIDLGMRTGSHWTVLMEYLAHRSVYSSFPTLELLKITAVGMNGEELRKSGQRLHELAKSSGIPLTYNSVEIASIEEIKQGLFTVKSGEALAVYAPIVLRSLLYDPVLLDNILSVMKKLKPRIMVNVEIEAQHNSPSFVNRFSEVLFYYMAYFDLLDVTLTDRNDIKRVKHEELITGSQIRNMIVYEGKERSVRHVRNDVWRCFFKQAGFREKSFSFQAMYQARLLLGEHASGEYYTLEADGYAIIVKWKGTPLIALSAWGGI, translated from the coding sequence ATGAGTGTATCTGATGATGGAATTCCTCTTTCCATATTGGATCATCCATTCAATGAGACAAACGGTAGTGAGCTTGACAAATATCTGCCCAACACCTTTGGTCTGTCAGAACATGAAATGTTTCCTTCCGGGAAAGGGCTGAATATTGAAAGCCAATTTATAGCAAATAAACAGAAGATGAATTTATCTAGCAATGGAATTTCTCCTCCATCTATGTCGGATTATTCGTTCATGTCCTTACCCTGCGAGCCTGTTGGTACTGAGCTTGACCAATATCTGACCATGGACAACACCTTTGAGCTGCGGCAACATGGAATGTTTCCTTCCGGGGAGGAACTCATGAGCCATAATCTATTTCATATCTTTCCTTTCGACGAGGAACTGATAAATAATTATCGGATGTCTGGGCAGTTGAGCAAACTTTCTCACTCAGGGAATTCCCAGACAGTAAATGATATTTCCATGCCAGGAGAACGATATCGTGATGGTATGTTACCAAATAATTTTTCGTCTGAACAAATGTTGAATTGGGAAGGAGCTGAGCGCGTAAGAGTATGCGCTAATGATAGCTCCAATTACGAGGTTCTACATGGAGAGGAAAGGAAGGGGCTGGAATTGATTCAACTTTTGCTAGAGTCTGGACAAATGATAAGCGAGGGGAAATATGATTACGCTGCTGGACTGGTGAGCAAATGCCAGAATTTGTCTTCTCAGCTGGGGAATCCCACACAAAGGCTCGGCTATTATATCTCCGGCGCCCTGCAGGATAGAATCAAACGCCAGACTCTCGGCATGTTAAATAACGCAGCTAAAAGAGTCCCAGATTTTGCCTTCAATATTGATGGTGAATTTGACAAAAATGAGTTTTTTAGTCTCCTTGCTTACTCTAACAGAGTTCTGTCCTATATCAAAGTGATGCAGTTCACGTCTGTGCAGGCAATCATAGATGTCGTGGGGAATGCGAAGagaattcatgtcattgatctaggGATGCGAACTGGGTCGCACTGGACAGTATTGATGGAGTATCTTGCACATAGATCTGTTTACTCTTCTTTCCCTACGCTTGAGCTTCTGAAGATTACAGCAGTTGGGATGAATGGTGAAGAGCTTAGGAAAAGCGGACAAAGACTTCATGAGCTGGCTAAATCTTCCGGGATTCCATTAACGTACAACTCGGTGGAGATTGCAAGCATAGAGGAGATTAAGCAAGGTTTATTCACCGTTAAATCTGGTGAGGCGTTGGCAGTCTATGCTCCAATTGTTCTGAGAAGTTTGTTATACGACCCGGTCCTTCTGGACAATATCTTAAGTGTTATGAAGAAACTGAAGCCAAGAATAATGGTGAATGTTGAAATAGAAGCGCAGCATAATTCTCCATCTTTTGTAAACAGATTCAGCGAGGTGCTTTTCTATTACATGGCGTATTTTGATCTGTTGGATGTTACCTTAACGGACAGAAATGATATTAAGAGGGTGAAGCATGAAGAATTAATTACTGGAAGTCAGATAAGGAATATGATTGTCTATGAGGGGAAGGAGAGGTCTGTTAGGCATGTTAGAAATGATGTGTGGAGGTGTTTCTTCAAACAAGCAGGGTTCAGGGAGAAGAGTTTCAGCTTTCAAGCTATGTATCAGGCTAGATTGTTATTAGGAGAACATGCTTCTGGAGAATATTATACTCTAGAGGCCGATGGATATGCCATAATTGTAAAGTGGAAAGGAACACCATTAATTGCACTCTCCGCATGGGGTGGTATATGA